The Metabacillus schmidteae genome has a segment encoding these proteins:
- a CDS encoding TRAP transporter substrate-binding protein, with amino-acid sequence MKMKKLFSIAATSILSLSLLAACGSNGDGGNAEGGSEKAVSLRLAHNQAEDHPIHTSLSEFKSLTEENSDGNVKIEIFPNGQLGQERDVIELVKSGTLDMAKVSASALEAFDPSYAIFSLPYIFQSREHYHNVMDNSEAVQEIFQGTKDQGFVAIGWYDGGQRSIYTADKEVATPADMKGLKIRVQESPTSISMIEAMGGAPTPMSFGEVYTSLQQGVIDGAENNETALTNNKHGEVAKAYTYTEHQYVPDVLIVSTNMWDKLSEDQQKAIQDAAKASSESHKDVWQKAVEDSIKASEEMGVTFYKIDKKAFIDAAAPLHEAYKAENETNAKYFDDFQSYLK; translated from the coding sequence ATGAAAATGAAAAAATTATTTTCGATTGCTGCAACTAGTATTTTATCGTTATCGTTATTAGCGGCATGTGGTTCAAATGGTGATGGAGGAAATGCGGAAGGTGGAAGTGAAAAAGCAGTTTCTTTAAGACTTGCACATAACCAGGCAGAAGATCATCCTATTCACACTTCTTTATCAGAGTTCAAATCATTAACAGAGGAAAATTCAGATGGAAACGTTAAAATTGAAATCTTCCCAAATGGTCAACTTGGTCAAGAACGTGATGTAATTGAACTTGTAAAATCAGGTACACTTGATATGGCAAAGGTAAGTGCGAGTGCATTGGAAGCGTTTGATCCAAGCTATGCAATCTTCTCACTACCATATATTTTCCAAAGCAGAGAACACTACCATAATGTAATGGATAACAGTGAAGCTGTTCAGGAAATTTTCCAAGGTACTAAAGATCAAGGATTTGTTGCTATTGGCTGGTATGATGGTGGACAACGCAGTATTTACACTGCTGATAAAGAAGTTGCAACACCTGCTGATATGAAAGGGTTAAAAATTCGTGTACAAGAAAGTCCAACATCAATCTCTATGATTGAAGCAATGGGCGGAGCTCCAACTCCAATGTCATTTGGTGAGGTATACACTTCATTACAACAAGGTGTTATTGATGGTGCAGAAAATAATGAAACTGCTTTAACAAACAACAAACACGGAGAAGTTGCAAAAGCCTACACTTATACAGAACACCAATATGTACCGGATGTATTGATTGTAAGCACTAACATGTGGGATAAGTTATCAGAAGATCAACAAAAAGCAATTCAAGATGCAGCAAAAGCTTCATCTGAAAGTCATAAAGATGTATGGCAAAAAGCAGTTGAAGATTCAATCAAGGCTTCAGAAGAAATGGGTGTAACTTTCTATAAGATTGATAAAAAGGCTTTTATTGATGCCGCAGCACCATTACATGAAGCATACAAAGCAGAAAATGAAACTAATGCAAAATACTTTGATGATTTCCAAAGCTATCTTAAATAG
- a CDS encoding TRAP transporter small permease, whose translation MRKIVDKVTAFLTCSLMIVMVLVACWQVFTRFVLNSPSTVSEEFLRYSLIWLTMVGSAYAYGKKKHLAVVFVARKVPEKYQLFLHLVVEAFVLVFIAVILLFGGTKAYQNAVGQVSSALGMPMEYLYLSLIVAGVLFLFYLILHIRDYFTKTNNTVVGE comes from the coding sequence ATGAGAAAAATAGTGGATAAGGTAACAGCATTTTTAACATGCTCCTTAATGATCGTTATGGTTTTAGTGGCTTGTTGGCAAGTGTTTACTCGTTTTGTCTTAAATTCACCAAGTACAGTATCTGAGGAGTTTTTACGATACTCACTTATTTGGCTTACAATGGTTGGTTCAGCTTATGCATATGGAAAGAAGAAACATTTAGCCGTTGTGTTTGTTGCTAGGAAAGTACCTGAGAAATACCAATTATTTCTTCACTTGGTTGTTGAAGCATTTGTATTGGTATTCATTGCTGTTATTCTCCTATTCGGAGGAACGAAAGCTTATCAAAATGCAGTAGGACAGGTTTCATCAGCGTTGGGCATGCCAATGGAATATTTATATTTAAGCCTTATTGTTGCAGGCGTTTTATTCCTATTTTATTTAATTCTTCATATAAGAGATTATTTTACGAAAACAAATAACACAGTCGTAGGTGAATAG